From the genome of Canis lupus familiaris isolate Mischka breed German Shepherd chromosome 20, alternate assembly UU_Cfam_GSD_1.0, whole genome shotgun sequence:
AGTACACAAGGAAGTAGGCAGTATAGGAGGTTGAGGGGGGTGGTACTCACAGGATGTACATGATGACGCCCAGGGACCACATGTCACACGATTTGTCGTACTTCTCTGGACCCAAGACCTCAGGAGCTACCAGGGCAGAGGGCACAGGAGGGCTCTCAGCCCCAAGGGTCTTGGAGCCCAGATAGGAGCCTGAAGCCTGAGCAAGGTGGGGAGCAGGTgcctgggttgggggtggggcaaaGCAGACTGGTGTCTGGCACCTTCTGGGAAGGCAGCATGTGTGTGAAGTTAGGGGAGGTAAAACAGCTCCCAGAAAAAATAAACCCACTTTTCGGCTGGGCTGTAAAGAATGATAGCCTCCTAGCTTCTTTGGGGGCGATATCAGCCTTggtgaggaagaaagggagagaaggaaaaaaaaaaaaaaaagaaagggagagaaggccAGTCTAGGATTTGGTACGGCCCCACCACAGGTGAGAGAGCCTCAgccccccagctgccctgggTCCCTGGTCTCCGTGGATGCATGGCCTAGGCCGCGGCAAGGCGGGGGCTGGAGGAGAGCTCCGGTTTCCACCTGCAGCTTGGCCACCATCCCATGGGGCCTGGTTCTTCCCACCTGTGTGATAAGATGGGTAGGCCAGAAGATTTCTAAGCTAAGATACTGCAAAACACATCCTGGTAAACAGGATGCCATCTCAGCCATCTCAGGGGCTCCCTACTCCTTAAGTAGCTCGCTGAGAAGGCCTCCCCTGAGGGGAAAGAGCCCTTGGTAAAGCGAGGCATCACACCTCTCAGGTCAGGGGCCTTTTCAGCAGGGGCTTTTCCAGATCTGGGCTCCCCACTCGCAAGGGAGCAGGAAGTTTCTCCAAGGCAGCATGAGCATGTGCCACCTCCAAGTCTGATTCCTGCCCTGGCCTAAGGGACCCTCTCCCTCAAGACAAGTGGCTGGCTGTATCCTTCTAATATGAGAGGAAAGGCCTGCCTACTTTCTGAATATGAATCCCAGAAAGataaaaactggagaaaaacaaCCACAGTTGGGCTCCGTCCCAAGCTGATGGCAGCCTTTTATCACGTATATATTTAGAGCTGCTGTGATGTCATTCAGCTCACAGGCCACAGCCAGAATTTTCCTGGATCTATTTTCAAAAGCAGAAGCTGAAGTTTGGGAGAATATTTTTGCAGCCTCCGGCCCCCCACGTCACCGCCTCCACGAAGACAGAATCCTTCCTCCTTACTGGGCTTTAACCCTGTGGCTTCTGCCACTCACAGGCCCCACAGCAAGCAGGGCCCAGGACTCACCCACATAATAGGGAGTGTAACAGGGTGTCTGCAGGGCATTTTGGGTGGTCTCCTTGGCAAAGCCAAAGTCGGTGAGCTTGAGTACTGCATCCTTCTCCTTGGACGTGTAGAGCAAGTTTTCAGGCTGGGCCAGGAAGAGAAAGCATTGGTCTGTAGTCAGGCACCAGGTGGGGGTAGAGTGTCAAGATGATCTTCAGGCAGACTTCCATCACCCCAATCAATTCAGAAGGAGCCAGCTCCATCTCACTAAAAATACCTGGGCCTTGGTCGCCAACAATGCGGGTCAAATATGGAGAAGACCAAGGTAGCTAGGAGGTGATCCTCCTTTTGCAGAAGGGAAACAGAGGCAAGTGTTCAGCCAAAGCTGTGAAGAGCCAAGTGCCACAGAGAGGCCAGGGGTAGGAAATTTGAGCCTGAGTTGGTGATGCTGCCATGAAATACCAAAATGACCATTCTGGGGCAGGATAGGCTGCTTATGTCGCCAAGCACATGTCTTGTACCCAACCCAGAACAAGGCAACAGGGAAACCCGCCTGAGGTTGCTCAGGGAGAAGGCCCCCACTACTTAGACCCCAGGAGctgcacagaggcagaggcctggaggaagACAGCAGTGGGGAGGTATGCACGGAGGAGGCAGCCCTGAAGCTAGATTTTAATGAATGGGTAGGACCTAGGGCCATGTAGGAAAGGGGCGACTGTCGAGCAGAGCTAGGCTAGAAAGACAGGGTGCTGGATGGAGTTCCAGTCTGGGGCCAGTGAAAGCCTTTTCTCTGGTTCTATTTGAGATGATCTGACCTTGGACTGGGATAAAAACAGGAAAGTATGTTTAGTCTACACAAAGGAGTCACCTCTACAGAAGGTTTTTCTCTCCTtcgaggggaaaaaaaggaagccagagCCAAAATAAAGTTCAGAAGGTGAGCCTGTCATGGGTCCATGTGTATCCAGAATCAAAGGATAAATGGGCTGGCAATACTCAGCCAGAGGAAGAACCTGATGCCGCAGCTGGGCCCTCAGCTCCTCTCAGCCCAGTCTCAGGAGGAAACAGACCTCAAGATGATACTCTAGACCTGGGGCAGACGACTCAGGACTTGCAGCTTCTGCTCTGGTGGTGGGCACATATATGTGTACGTACATGGGGCTGCCTCACATGGTTTGTATTTCACCCATTTGTTCCTGCTGACCTCTAGGACCCAGTCCTCCCTGGATAGGACATGTAGAGAGCCCGTCCACTGAAAGAGCAAGCAGACCCAGGAATGGGACCCCCTCTGCTCATTCCTCCTTGCCTCCTAGCAAACAGCTTCTTTCCCTTAAAATGCTGGCATtagaggcacccaggtggctcagtcagttgagcctagaacttttgatttcaactcaggtcatgatctcagtctccTGGAAAGGAGCcgcgctcagcggggagtctggttattaccaccttctccctctgctcctccctccataCCTCCCTCCACTCGCACACATGatcgctctctcttgctctctctctctctctaaaataaatgaaataagtcttttctaaaaatgctggcattaaaaaaacatttttttttaaatgctggcaTTATAGGGCCTAATCTATCGAAACTAAGGCTGTTACTTCACAGAAGCCCCAACAGTGGCAGGCAGCCTCTGCCTCCTCAGATCTGGCACACTGAATGTTCACAAAAAATCCTtgatgagggcacctgggtggctccatcagttctgcacccaactcttggtttcagctcaggtcatgatctcaggctcctgggatggctCTACATTCAATGGGGAGTCCGCTTGAAGGAttatcttcctctgccccccaaccctcccctcctcaaataaataaataaatcttaaaaaaaacaaaataaaaacaaaatccttgctGAAAGAATGAGTTAATGAATACCAGTGCAGCATCTGTTCAGGCTTAGGCAAGACACAATCTCTGagacttgttttccttttctgtaaaatgggtaatGGCACCTACATCATAGGGTTAGGTAAGGATTAAACAAGATGCTTGTCAGGGTCTACTGGCTTGAGGTAGGTATCCAGTTCTTCTAAAGCCTACTGGGGGTGGTGCCTAggtacctcagtggttgagtgtctgcctttggctcaggatgtgatcctggggtcctgggactgagtcctgtatcaggctccccgtggggagcctgcttcaccctctgcctgtgtgtctgcctctctctgtgtatctgtcatgaatagataaataaaatattttttttaaagcctattgGGATTACACAGTGTTTGAAAGAAACAAGGAGACTGATCTGGCTAGAGCAGAATGAGTATGCTGGAACCACAGGAGAAGTGGCTGTGAAGAGCGGTCTGGGCTGAGGGACAGAGAATGAAGATCAAGGAAACCTGCCTCCATCTAGTGGGTGCTGGGAGCCATTGGGGGTTGTGTATTCCCTTCTCTGGTTCCCCAACCTAGTGTTTCACCTTGACATCTCGGTGGGCAATGTTCTGGCTGTGCAGGAACTGGATGGCGGTGCCGATATCCCGCATGATCTCTGCAGCTtctgcagacacagagagaggaagggccaGTGATGCCAGCCAAAGGTCCAGGAGCCTGGGGCTTCCACCCTATCATTCCTCCTGCAGCAGCACAAGATGGTGATAGCAGTCCTGCTACCCAGGACACCCATCCTATACCCCAACACAGTCATCCTAATTTCCTCTGGGGATGCCGCAGCCCATCTGGACTTCTTTCCTTAGGCCTGGGCTACCTCTTCCCAGATAAGGTGCTGGTTGGCACCAAGAGGTTTTGAAGCCTCCATACCAAGGCCATGGACAATCCATCTCTGACAAGATGTTACAAACTTATAGAACTCTTGGGGTATGGACATCCTGCCCCACCCTCTCTTGTTCAACTGGGGAGACAGGCATAGAGAGGAGCAGGGCCATGCCCAGCATCACACAGCAACTCTGTGTGGCCCCTCTGGCcctgatacacacacatacctctTTCGGTGAAAGCCAGGTCACCACGCTCCTGAATCCGGCTGAATAGCTCACCACCTTCCATGCTGGAAGAGAAAGTGACTAAAAGTAGGGCCCCCTGAATCAGGTGtcagcctgcccctgccctgaaTCGTGGGCCCAGAGATTAGGCTTTGCCCACCCTAACCCTGGGGAACAGTTACGGGCAGCCTCCCTGTGCCCTGCAGAATCTGGTGTATAGCAGGCCATCAGCTTGGGTGGGTTGACCTGGTCTCCTAGAACTAGGGTAGGCTCAGATCCTCAGATCATCAGGGGGCCCTTGCATTCCTAGGGCAGGCCAATCCTCATCCAAGTCTGAGTTTTCCTCAAATAAGGGAGGAAATGTCAGTTGTCATCATCATAACCACTATTTCCTGAACACCTACAGTGCTATGTGACCCTGGCCTGGtccctttacctctctgtgcctcagctttctcttttgtaaaatgagatttATAGCACCAATATCACAAAGTTGTGCAAACTGAATAAGCAGTATACACAGAGCACTTAGAATGTGGAGTCAGGTATAGGCAAATACTACCTTAAGATCTTCTTCCATATTTTACACAGCAGTTACAGaaaatcagagaggttaagagctACCCAAAATCATACAGCTAGTGGGCGGTAAAGCCAGGATCTGAACCTCAAATCTGACTCAAGAGCTGCTAACCTGTAGGATGACGGGGTGCTTAAAGGTAGATGGGGAGGAGCTCAAGGTCCAGACACGAGACTCAGGGTTTGAGGAAGGCTAGGGCTGAGCCACAGTGCTACTGGAAGAAGTACAAGGTAGAAGAGGCCACTGGCTCCTAGTATCTGGTGGGACACGGGAACAGAAACCCAGGTAAGAAGGAAAAGGTGGAGGTGATTGTGTGTGTCCTGTTCCTCCCAAatctctccccaaccccccaccccacccacactcAGGGCCTGCCTACCTTTTCTGACAACTCTTTCAGCTCTTCCTCACAGAGTGAAATCACACCCAGGGAGCCATATAGGAGCCCCTGTAGTTCCCTGCCCACTCTGGTGGGAACAGCCTTGTGGCAGCCATACGGCTCCATGGGCAAGGCCTGCAACTGCCCCTCCATTACTGCTCAGGGGTTGGGGTGCCTCCCAGAGCTGCTATCTTAAGAGCAAGAAGGTCCCCTAGAAGAATGGTGGGAGCCTGGGGACCACAGGAGTACCAAAGAGGCACCAAAGCTGGATGGGCCAGCATACCATTCCATGACGATGAGGAGACAGCGCTTGCTGTGATGCATGTTCTCATACACGTCCAGGATGCGCACAATGTGAGGGCCACCCGAGGCCTGCCAGTGGTGGTCCACCTCCTGCCGGGCCTTGGGGCTGTCGTACAGGAGCTGAGAGCAGGTAGGCACAGAAAGTGTCAGGCACACAGCCCACTTCCCCAGCAGCCACCCAGAGGGTGCCACCACCCTCACTTTGCAGACAAGAATATGTGAGCTCAAGAGAGGCctgtgacctgcccaaggtcacccacctTATGAAGGGAAGAAtgaggattcaaatccaggtttcTGTGATTTGTGGTCCAATGACCACAAGAAGGCCCTGGGAGGTACTTGATGGCTTGGAAAGGTTCAGAGGCCAGAGAAAGCCTGCTTTCCTTCTTGGGGGCTGCAAGTGAAGTGGCAGTTGAGTGGGCTTTTTGGACAAATCACACATCAGATGGAAGACCCCAGACATATCCCTTGAACTCCATTTTTACAATGGGGTGGCTCAAGAGTTGTAGAGCCAGAGGTAGAGTCTGGGTGCAAGAGGGACCCTAGCTGAAGGAGGGGACAGCCCAATGGGCTGAGGCCTGGGTTTGGGGCTGAATTCCTCTCATGACTcagtgtgacctcaggcaaacaTTCACAGCTCTAAGCCACAGCCCACAACTCTGTGAAATGGAGTAATAACAGAATCATCCCCATAGGATGCATCACAGCATGGAATGCAGCCGGTGGGCGGGAGTCAGGATCCCGGCTTAGGTTAACTCAGCCCCAGGCTGTCCCTAGGCTATGGCTGCCAATCAGAAGGCCAATCACTGGAAATGAGCAAGGCCCTGAGCAGTCCTGCTGGGTGGAGGTGTAGGGGAGAAAACAGCATGCAAGGTGAGGTGGTCCAGAATGTGGAGAGCAGAGCAAACCATCCTCCCACAGCACTGCTCACCCGAGACCCTGCCTAATTTGTTTCCTAGTTGATCAGGTTGGGGACCACGGTCAGACCTCAAGCCTAGGCCTCAGATCAGCTTCATCTTTCTCAGTACCCACAGGACCCTGGGCCATCCCTGGCCTTGGTGTCCTCCTCTACAGGACTGTTTCCCCTCTGCCAAGGCACTGCATGGGGCAGACTCCAGGACCAAGCTCTCTAAGCAAAGGTCGACTGAGGTATAGAGGAAGCCTGTAGGTTCTCTCATCTATTGCCCTATGGCTGTTCCTCCATCCCTGGAGCTGCTCACCTTGGCCCTAGCCTGGGGGTAAAAGGCCCTCCACCAGTTTTGGGACTGCTCCATTAAGCAGTCCAGGATGGGGGCACATAGAAGCTGCTGTGGACAGACTCCCAGCTTGGAAACCAGTCCTTGCTCCTGCTGCCTTTGCCTCCCAGAACATCTCTCAGCTCCATGCCCACATGGCTACTGAGCACCAGCTTTTTGCTCACATTGCTGGGAACAGGGGCTCAGTCACCCCCACTCACCACACCAGCTCACCCCCACTGTGTAGAGGTGGTTCTAGCCAAGGGTATCCCAGTCTTTAGCCACAGGACCCAAGATGCACCATCCTCCCTCCCTACTCTGTCTCCTCTGCACCCTTTTCTGCGTGGCCTCCCTACacttctctctgccccctgccatCTCCTCCCCAGTCTGGCCAGACTTGACAGTGTCCTGTAGACATCTCCAGGCTGGCTCCTGGATCCCCTCCTCACTCTGCCCTGCTTCTGGCATCTTACCCTACACCCaaatcctctctcttctctcGTAAAATCCCAAGTACACAGCCAGAAACCTCCCAGTGGGGTCCTCAGCCCCACCTATCCTTGCCCCCACTCTTtatccccacctccttccctggcACTCAGGCTTGCCTCCCTCTCATTGCCTGCTACCCCTGACCCCCAACCCTTTCTGTTCTGGTCAGAATTATGTACTTGTTGACTGGAGCAGTCCTCACTCTGCCTATGCTATGTGCACTCTtgcccttctccttctccattgGGTCAAATCCCTCTTTTTCAGGAAACTTCTGGGCTCAGTTCAGATGTCTCCTCCTCTGGAAAGACCTCCTGGCATCTCCTCCTATGGTTTTTGCCTCTCTATCTCCCACCAGGCTGAGAATAGCTTTAGGGGAATTCCAGTCGGGTTGGCCTGTAGGCTCCTGGCCAGGGCCACAGAAAACACTGGGCTCCTGAACAAACAAAGGGTGGGAGGGTGGACATGGTGTTAGAAGGAAGGCCtgtggaagggagaggaggaggggagcagaTGGCCAAGGAGGGGCCCGAGGGCTTCATGGCCTGAGCCTATACCCTGTGCCTCCCTGAGGTAGGCGAGCAGGTGGAGCTGCCCTGAGTTGGAACCTCTGAATGCCTCCCACCCTACTCAGTCCATATTTAGAAACCCATTTCCCACACGGATGAAAATAGTCCTTTTCTGAGTGCCAAGGCTCTGAGAACAGccacaggggtggggagaggaccaTACCCAGAAAACACAATAAATGTCCCCACTAGCCTCTCTGTAGGGGTGAGAGAGGCCAGAGCCCTGCACCTGACCCACCTAGGCCCAGTTGCCAAGAAACCTCCTGGGCTATCACTCTCAATCTTTCCGGTTGGCCTTGAGTGTGGCCCCAAAcctcctcagtttcctcatctgtcttcCCCATAGCCAGaaccttctcctcttccctttcttctttcctttccctccaatATCACCTCTTCtcagaagccctccctgaccaccctgACAAAGAAGGACATCAAGGATCCCTCACTCTCCCTtcaccttttctttatttatatatgtgttttgttCACTGAGGTATACTTCACATATAGTAAAGTGCACAGGTCTCAAGAGACCATCTTGATGAGTTTTAAAAGCTATGCACCCCTATGTGACCCACACCCCCAAGACAGAAACGCTTCCAGCTTCCCAGCAAGCTCCCATGTCATTGCCCTTCCTACCACCCTCCTGTGCTGCACTGACTCACAACCTACAATTAGCTTGTTCCTTTGATAACTctttaaacaaacacacatgTATAGATACTGCACTTTCGATGTGCCTGGCTCTGTTCTGAGCCCTTTCTAAATATTAGGAGCAAGGggcttcattttccccattccttAGCTGagaaatagaggcacagagaggggaagtAACTGGTCCCAGATCCCACAGCTGATCCCCCAGCCTGGTGAGCACCAGGCTGCCTCCCTTATCAGATCATGGGCCCTCAAGGGCATGGTCAGCCTGCTGGGTCACCTCTGGGTCCTAGTACTGGGACTCAGAACCTGGCACAGAGCACTGGCTCAGTTTATATTTGTAGGCTTATTGAACAGATCTGTAAGGTGGGGTAAGAGGAAGAAAGACTCACAACTCATCATGAGgacagaataaaattaaattgagaaGGACCCAGGAAGGGTCAACAAATGAGAGACATGACAACCTGGCCAAACTTGCTCCCCACTGTGCCTCACCCACCCTCCCTTTAGACTTTACCTTCTCTTCTAAGGAGCCCATCCTGACCACTTCAGCCCACAAGGCCATTGCTATAAATGGTAATCCATTGGCTTCATTCACGCAGGTACATGAGTCCACATAACCCTTCATATAAGATGTCCCCAAGTGAGAGCCCCAATATTCCCAGGCATGGAAATGAGCACCGGTCTAGGAGAGGAGGCTCAGGTCCTTCTCTTACTTTCAGAGTGACCTTTGGTGGTTCctttgcctctctgggcctctctttCCCTAAGGTTGAGCTACAGTGCTTGGGCTAGATTGGGGGAAGGGAAACCTCTGGTCAGGGTCTCCTCCCAAAGTAACTACTATGGCCCCACTCCCACATCACCTCCCCATGGCACAGCCCCTGAGGCTCCACAGACCCACATCCAAATGCCTGAACCCAATGAGGGCCACCTGGTCCTGGATCACAgctaggaaggaaagaagatagcATAGCCCTCTGACAATCCAGTTCAGCAGCCTCTGCccttgcctccctcccaccccctgtcCCTGGGCCCCAAAGGGGTCCACCAAAGCTGAGGGCCTGTGATGGCTCCTGAGAGCTCCAGCCAGTGCCCAGCAGGCACCCACACACCCAGGAGACAGAACCCTGGCTTGCTCCGCggggaggggctcctggctgtACTGGAGCTGTGGCCCCCACTGGAGTTAATGAGTCTCAAATCTGAGAGGACATTTCCTTGAACAAACGACTCTGCTTTAGCCTCAGGCTGTGATGAAGCAGTTTccacctctcccttctccctcactctccttTGCCAAACTCTCTGAGCTCCCAGAGCCTACCGCCACATGGCCAAGACCCCTGCAAACCCCACCGGACAGTAGACCTCAGCCTCAGCAGACTTTGAGGCAGAGGGGCCTgtgccacccacccaccccaccccgccgcccgccccagccccagcagcaccAGGTGAAATGGGAGACTTGGCCTAGcagggctcctccctccctccacactgcctcctcccccaccccaggacagcCTTCACAGGGAGGACTCCCTAGTTCAGGAGCTGGGAAAGCCAGAGCAACATTTGACTGGAAAACAATTTGCAGTTTACAAAACACTCTCTCCCCTTATCTCATGGGAACACTGGTGCCGCCCTGTGAGGCCAGCTGGGCAGGACCAGCAACTCCAATTTACAGACTGAGGAAAGAGAGGTTCAGGAGAATGAAGTCACTGCCCTGGGGCCACCACGCTGGAGTGTAGCAAGGCTgaacagggaagagaagggactTTTGAGTGTCCAGACAACCCCTCCCTGaggggaaatgagagaagggGGTGGCACCAAGTTGTAGAGGCATCGACCAAAACTAACACTTACAGGCAACGGGAAACTTGCTCTGAAATGAATGTGTGCACAGGTGTGGGTTccgcaggggtgtgggggggcgcCGGGAGGGTTGCACAGGAACATGGATGCAGGCACATATAGGGGTATGCCCCTGGGGCTGTATAGGTCTAGGGAGCATGGGGGTGGTGGATGTGTGCGAGTATGGGGCCATGGGCGTGCATGTCTCCAGCCCCTGCAATAGTGACTCTGAACCCCCAGAGAGTGGAACCCACCCATCTGTCGATTTATTCATCCAATATTTTCTATCTCTCGGAAGTGCCTACCAGGGTACTGGGCACAGAGAGGTGCCCAAGAAAGACTAGAGATCTTGCTGCCACTACTCATCATGTGACAGCCTTGCCCAAGCAGGTGACCAAGCCCAGATCCCTCCACTCAGACCTCCTCTCCCATCTTCTGCATCACCTCACATTGCCCAGAGCTGTAAAAGCACTCTGTCTGCTTTCCTAGAGCATCAAACAGAACTGGGATGTCTGTAAAGACATAACTTTGGGACAAGCCCCCAATACCCTACTCTAGCCACCTCTTAGCCCCCAAAAGGCCACCTACTCAGGCCCATGTGCTCACTCACATACCCAGTAGTCCATATCTGGCTAACCCCATGGCCGGGGGTTTCTCAAGTAAAAAGTGTTCATAGTATCTCCATCTATCTCACACACAAGGCCACTGGCCTGGACAGGCATCCTCCCCAACCAACCCAACCTCCACACTCCCGACCAATTAACCTACAGCCTGGGCCAAGCTTCTCTGTGGCCTCTGTGAGAACACCTACTCCTTCCGGGGGAAGAGATCTGGCTTGCAATCTCTCCCATCAGTGAGGCTCtaacaaattaagaaatactaACTCTGGATTTCATGACACCCCACAGACTGAGAAACATCATCCTTACAGCAAAGGGAATCTCCTGGAGGCCAGGTATCCAGTTGTTCTCACTGCCCAGTGGGCCACTTTTAAGTCCCATTATTTCCACTGCTCTATTCCTGGACAACAGGATTTCAGGCATTCTATAATCCTAAAGCATgacagaaatcaaataaaaaaaaaaaagtcagattctCTTTAGAAcgcagagaaaaataaaatgtaccaaaAACCCATGTAAGCTCATAACTATAATTGAGGACAGACACATTTTAATTCTGAGCTTCCTGAGAGTCTTGGCAAAG
Proteins encoded in this window:
- the MAPKAPK3 gene encoding MAP kinase-activated protein kinase 3 isoform X4, producing the protein MCPEAPKKESRLSLASEPFQAIKYLPGPSCGHWTTNHRNLDLNPHSSLHKLLYDSPKARQEVDHHWQASGGPHIVRILDVYENMHHSKRCLLIVMECMEGGELFSRIQERGDLAFTEREAAEIMRDIGTAIQFLHSQNIAHRDVKPENLLYTSKEKDAVLKLTDFGFAKETTQNALQTPCYTPYYVAPEVLGPEKYDKSCDMWSLGVIMYILLCGFPPFYSNTGQAISPGMKRRIRLGQYGFPNPEWSEVSEDAKQLIRLLLKTDPTERLTITQFMNHPWINQSMVVPQTPLHTARVLQEDRDHWDEVKEEMTSALATMRVDYDQVQIKDLKTSNNRLLNKRRKKQAGSGSSASQGCNNQ
- the MAPKAPK3 gene encoding MAP kinase-activated protein kinase 3 isoform X2, which translates into the protein MPEILLSRNRAVEIMGLKSGPLGSENNWIPGLQEIPFALLYDSPKARQEVDHHWQASGGPHIVRILDVYENMHHSKRCLLIVMECMEGGELFSRIQERGDLAFTEREAAEIMRDIGTAIQFLHSQNIAHRDVKPENLLYTSKEKDAVLKLTDFGFAKETTQNALQTPCYTPYYVAPEVLGPEKYDKSCDMWSLGVIMYILLCGFPPFYSNTGQAISPGMKRRIRLGQYGFPNPEWSEVSEDAKQLIRLLLKTDPTERLTITQFMNHPWINQSMVVPQTPLHTARVLQEDRDHWDEVKEEMTSALATMRVDYDQVQIKDLKTSNNRLLNKRRKKQAGSGSSASQGCNNQ